One Heliomicrobium undosum genomic region harbors:
- a CDS encoding HD domain-containing phosphohydrolase, which produces MLGKINLPPLLNTLSMVLDFTSTGLNHHHNRVAYISSAMASLMDLPRQERYDLYCAASIHDIGATSFHEKAALGRFHVLDADAHSQKGYELLKDIGNFENIAKIILHHHDYWEHQRERNALTRLSDIIHLADRLEILLTEDYILHQRKSSMDQLNAYFGTMFRPELKEVLHELAGRESFWLDLASPYVEDLSLRMISPDIVESSCEYTDLKKLFMIFALIIDRKSQFTLHHSRLVASSSVHLASLAGFSPSGIAQIEVAGLLHDLGKLSIPESILEKPGALTAEEYDVIKRHPYHTYHILQRLPGYSQLAEWAAFHHERPNGTGYPFRIGGSDLPLGSRIIAVADVFSALIEDRPYRPGMGRDKIETILTQSAREKALDRDVVDLLFSHYDLFESLREFLDILRY; this is translated from the coding sequence ATGCTCGGAAAAATCAACCTCCCACCGCTGTTGAACACCTTATCGATGGTGCTAGACTTCACCTCGACAGGTCTGAATCACCATCATAACCGCGTGGCATATATCAGTTCCGCCATGGCATCCCTAATGGACTTGCCGAGACAAGAACGGTATGACCTCTATTGCGCCGCCAGCATCCATGACATCGGGGCCACCTCCTTCCACGAGAAGGCAGCCTTGGGCCGTTTTCATGTGCTGGACGCAGATGCCCATAGCCAAAAAGGTTATGAACTGCTGAAAGATATTGGAAACTTCGAAAACATCGCTAAAATCATCTTGCATCATCACGATTACTGGGAACATCAGAGGGAACGGAACGCTTTGACTCGGCTCAGCGACATCATCCATCTGGCCGATCGACTCGAGATCCTTCTCACAGAGGACTATATCCTCCACCAGCGCAAAAGCTCCATGGATCAACTGAATGCATATTTCGGAACCATGTTCCGCCCCGAACTGAAAGAAGTCCTTCACGAGTTGGCTGGGAGAGAAAGCTTTTGGCTCGACCTCGCCTCCCCTTATGTAGAAGACCTGTCCTTGCGCATGATCTCGCCTGACATCGTCGAATCGTCCTGCGAGTACACCGATTTAAAGAAGCTCTTTATGATCTTCGCCTTAATCATCGATCGAAAAAGTCAATTCACCCTGCACCATTCGCGCCTGGTGGCGTCATCATCGGTCCACCTCGCCTCCCTGGCCGGTTTTTCCCCGTCCGGCATTGCCCAAATCGAAGTGGCTGGTTTGCTTCATGACCTGGGAAAACTGAGCATTCCCGAATCGATTCTCGAAAAGCCTGGCGCCCTTACGGCGGAGGAATATGACGTAATCAAGCGTCACCCTTATCACACCTACCATATCCTCCAGCGTCTCCCCGGTTATTCACAACTGGCCGAATGGGCCGCCTTTCATCACGAGCGACCCAACGGGACGGGATACCCTTTTCGAATCGGCGGTTCTGATTTGCCCCTCGGCAGCCGAATTATTGCCGTTGCAGACGTCTTCTCCGCTCTGATCGAAGACCGTCCCTACCGCCCCGGCATGGGACGAGACAAAATAGAAACCATCCTGACTCAATCAGCGCGGGAAAAAGCCTTGGACAGAGATGTGGTCGACCTGCTTTTTTCTCACTATGACCTGTTTGAGTCACTACGGGAGTTTCTGGATATCCTTCGGTATTGA
- a CDS encoding glycosyltransferase family 2 protein: MIELAFVQAPQAFYNQDIFQYNLLQGRNIPNEQDMFMRVVQAGRDRYNAAMYIGSNTVFRRSALAAIGGFATGTITEDMATGMLLQAKGFRTVYLNEVIAEGLSAESFPDYIRQRVRWGRGNVQTARKWNPLTIPGLTRMQRLLYADSVLYCMFGKDTAFQVTPKGVTGQRRFFMRGWPCPIWSC; this comes from the coding sequence GTGATAGAGCTGGCCTTTGTCCAAGCGCCTCAGGCCTTTTATAACCAAGACATCTTCCAATACAACCTGTTGCAGGGCCGCAACATACCGAACGAGCAGGACATGTTTATGCGGGTCGTGCAAGCCGGACGGGACCGGTACAACGCAGCCATGTACATCGGCAGCAACACCGTCTTCCGGCGGAGCGCCTTGGCGGCGATCGGCGGATTTGCAACGGGAACCATCACCGAGGATATGGCCACGGGCATGCTACTCCAAGCGAAAGGATTTCGCACGGTCTATCTGAATGAGGTTATCGCCGAAGGGCTGTCGGCCGAATCCTTTCCCGATTATATCCGCCAGCGAGTACGCTGGGGAAGGGGCAATGTGCAGACGGCCCGCAAGTGGAATCCGCTGACGATCCCCGGACTGACGCGGATGCAACGCCTCTTGTACGCCGATTCAGTCCTGTACTGTATGTTTGGGAAGGACACTGCCTTTCAGGTGACGCCCAAGGGGGTTACTGGTCAGCGGCGTTTTTTCATGCGCGGCTGGCCATGCCCAATCTGGTCCTGCTGA